Proteins found in one Candidatus Zixiibacteriota bacterium genomic segment:
- a CDS encoding Fe-S-cluster-containing hydrogenase, with amino-acid sequence MSDRDMKKTNTYYWTSLDQLKCTPRYRRHLLEQYRDRDNHHDDNTVTRRDFLTVMAASLALAGLAGCRKPVEKIIPYVSQPEEIIPGVPQYYATSMPLGLSAFGLIVECHEGRPTKVEGNPVHSSTGGATGLFIQSSTLGLYDPDRSKMARNRNVEVTYDTFVTVWRELHDKFIANKGDGLAFISEEFSSPTLARLKTEILKAFPKAKWVSYEPISDENILGAVKNLTGNDLRPIYKYDLASVILSLDSDFLQTESEALRAAREFADGRRMNNTDDSMNRLYVVESAFTITGGMADHRYAIQSSRIDAFLSTLLKELQKRGLDISGNIAEYHETFDISWISALAEDLMANKGANLVVAGRRQPAQVHELVLLLNNALGNIGRTMDLIPMRDTSRSDTGQLKTMIDAIAAGKVDTLVILGGNPVYNAPVDLNFGEAIQKIEHNIHFSEYYDETSQKCEWHIPRAHYLESWGDVRAADGTVGIIQPMIEPLYGAHSDSEMYSLMATGRDQRGYDIVRETWGNILNGGDFENRWRRVLHEGLLKTEPLLSYGFRPLKNFGAVFENLPDSSKDSSDELELGFYPSYLYDGRYANNGWLQELPHSVSKLAWSNAALINPQTAATLEVGNNDIVSLGLNSLEIEIPVWIVPGIADRTVVLPLGYGRDKVGRVADGVGVDTYRLRTAAGMSFIKGANVTQTDRVSRLANTQDHNLMEGRPLVGEATLEEYRSNPGFVSEMVEHPSLKSIYPDHDYSTGYQWGMVIDLNTCIGCDACTIACQSENNIPIVGQEQVYRGREMHWIRIDRYFSGDMDHPGMVHQPVPCQQCENAPCEAVCPVAATVHDREGLNNMTYNRCIGTRYCSNNCPYKVRRFNFFNYTNRLPETVKMAQNPDVTVRSRGVMEKCTFCIQRINRAKQAAKKENRAVRDGEIITACQQACPTRAITFGNINDTSSAVTALKKMDRNYELLVELNVRPRNSYLARLRNPNLKLAEGMDNNDKAEQG; translated from the coding sequence ATGAGTGATAGGGATATGAAAAAGACCAATACATATTACTGGACCAGTCTGGATCAGCTTAAATGCACGCCGCGGTATCGCCGGCATCTTCTGGAGCAATATCGTGACCGGGATAATCATCATGATGATAATACCGTAACCCGGCGTGATTTTCTGACGGTTATGGCCGCTTCCCTGGCGCTGGCCGGATTGGCCGGATGCCGCAAACCGGTGGAAAAAATCATTCCCTACGTTTCCCAGCCCGAGGAGATTATTCCGGGAGTCCCGCAGTATTACGCCACCTCGATGCCGCTGGGACTGTCGGCTTTCGGATTGATCGTCGAATGTCATGAGGGACGGCCGACCAAAGTCGAGGGGAATCCGGTCCACTCCTCCACCGGCGGAGCTACCGGCCTTTTTATCCAGTCCTCGACCCTTGGCCTCTACGATCCGGATCGCTCGAAGATGGCTCGAAATCGTAACGTTGAAGTCACGTATGATACCTTTGTCACGGTTTGGCGGGAACTGCATGATAAGTTTATCGCAAATAAGGGCGATGGCCTGGCGTTTATATCAGAAGAATTCTCCTCGCCCACTCTGGCCCGCCTGAAAACCGAGATACTGAAGGCTTTCCCGAAAGCAAAATGGGTCAGCTATGAACCAATAAGTGATGAAAATATACTCGGGGCTGTTAAAAATCTGACCGGAAACGACTTAAGACCGATTTACAAATATGACCTGGCTTCGGTAATACTTTCTCTCGATTCCGATTTTCTTCAGACTGAGAGTGAGGCTTTGAGGGCGGCGCGCGAGTTTGCCGACGGGCGGCGGATGAATAATACGGACGACAGCATGAACCGTCTGTATGTGGTTGAAAGCGCCTTTACCATAACCGGCGGCATGGCTGACCATCGGTATGCCATTCAAAGCAGCCGGATCGACGCCTTTCTCTCGACCCTGCTGAAGGAACTTCAGAAGCGCGGTCTCGATATCAGCGGAAATATCGCGGAATATCATGAGACTTTTGACATATCATGGATTTCTGCTCTGGCCGAGGATTTGATGGCCAATAAAGGGGCCAATCTGGTGGTCGCGGGTCGGCGTCAACCCGCTCAGGTTCATGAATTGGTACTGCTATTGAATAATGCCCTGGGCAATATCGGGCGGACCATGGATTTAATCCCGATGAGGGACACATCCCGATCAGACACCGGGCAGTTGAAAACAATGATCGATGCCATTGCGGCCGGCAAAGTCGACACCCTGGTCATCCTGGGCGGTAATCCGGTATACAATGCCCCGGTTGATCTGAATTTCGGCGAAGCGATTCAAAAGATAGAACACAATATTCATTTCAGTGAATATTACGATGAAACTTCGCAAAAATGCGAGTGGCATATTCCCCGTGCTCATTATCTTGAAAGCTGGGGTGATGTCCGTGCCGCCGATGGTACGGTCGGCATCATTCAACCGATGATCGAGCCGCTTTATGGTGCTCATTCCGACAGCGAAATGTACTCCCTGATGGCGACCGGGCGGGATCAGCGAGGTTATGATATCGTTCGTGAAACCTGGGGCAATATTCTGAACGGAGGTGATTTCGAGAATAGATGGCGCCGGGTTCTTCATGAAGGCTTGCTTAAAACCGAACCGTTATTATCATACGGGTTCCGGCCACTTAAAAATTTCGGGGCCGTTTTTGAAAATCTTCCGGATTCATCAAAGGATTCATCCGATGAGCTTGAGCTGGGCTTTTATCCATCGTATCTGTATGACGGCCGTTATGCCAACAATGGCTGGCTCCAGGAATTGCCGCATTCGGTCAGCAAGCTGGCCTGGTCCAACGCCGCCCTGATAAATCCCCAAACGGCGGCAACCCTGGAGGTGGGAAATAATGATATCGTCAGCTTGGGATTGAATTCCCTCGAAATCGAAATCCCGGTCTGGATCGTTCCGGGAATTGCCGATCGGACCGTTGTTCTCCCTCTGGGTTACGGTCGTGATAAAGTTGGCCGGGTGGCCGATGGGGTCGGAGTCGATACCTATCGTTTACGAACTGCGGCCGGGATGTCATTTATAAAGGGCGCAAATGTTACTCAAACGGATCGGGTAAGCCGCTTGGCCAATACTCAGGATCACAATCTTATGGAAGGCCGACCGCTGGTCGGCGAGGCCACTCTTGAGGAGTATCGCAGTAACCCCGGATTCGTATCTGAAATGGTAGAGCACCCCTCCTTAAAGTCGATATATCCCGATCATGATTACAGCACCGGTTATCAATGGGGTATGGTTATCGATCTGAATACCTGTATCGGATGTGATGCCTGCACCATTGCCTGCCAGAGCGAGAATAATATTCCGATCGTAGGTCAAGAACAGGTTTACCGCGGACGGGAGATGCACTGGATCAGAATCGATCGCTATTTCTCCGGCGACATGGACCATCCCGGCATGGTTCATCAACCGGTTCCCTGCCAGCAATGCGAAAATGCGCCTTGCGAGGCAGTCTGCCCGGTCGCCGCCACCGTTCATGACCGCGAGGGATTGAACAATATGACCTATAATCGTTGTATCGGAACCAGGTATTGTTCCAACAACTGCCCGTATAAAGTACGAAGATTCAATTTCTTCAATTATACTAATAGGCTACCGGAAACCGTCAAGATGGCCCAGAACCCGGATGTCACCGTTCGTTCTCGCGGCGTCATGGAAAAATGTACTTTCTGCATCCAGCGGATCAATCGTGCCAAACAGGCCGCCAAAAAGGAGAATCGCGCTGTCCGCGACGGTGAAATAATAACCGCCTGTCAGCAGGCCTGCCCGACCAGAGCCATCACCTTCGGGAATATCAACGATACTTCGAGTGCCGTGACAGCTTTAAAGAAAATGGATCGCAACTATGAACTGCTGGTCGAACTCAATGTTCGCCCGCGAAATTCATACCTGGCCAGACTGCGGAATCCTAATCTGAAACTGGCGGAAGGTATGGATAATAATGATAAAGCGGAACAGGGTTAA
- a CDS encoding cytochrome c3 family protein — protein MAQIFPKWTNRLPTYAAVIVVIKIVAVVAFVWYFFSPWYTDVGYRPLQSVPYSHKLHAGDLGLDCRYCHNAVELSPVANVPPTQTCVNCHTLILPDSDRLLPIRESWGKKEPMRWIRVHMLPDYVYFDHSAHLRAGVGCFSCHDNVGEMVVVQQKQPLSMSWCLDCHRNPDLYLRPHEELTNMGWAPPESQLQFAERLKNELNINPPVDCSGCHR, from the coding sequence TTGGCTCAGATTTTTCCAAAATGGACTAATAGACTCCCCACTTATGCGGCTGTTATAGTGGTGATTAAAATCGTGGCGGTGGTCGCTTTCGTCTGGTATTTCTTTTCGCCGTGGTACACCGATGTCGGCTACCGGCCGCTTCAGTCGGTTCCGTACAGTCATAAACTGCATGCCGGTGACCTGGGGCTGGATTGCCGGTACTGCCACAACGCCGTGGAATTATCGCCGGTAGCCAATGTTCCTCCGACCCAGACCTGCGTGAACTGCCACACGCTGATTCTGCCCGACAGCGACCGTCTGTTGCCGATCCGCGAAAGCTGGGGGAAAAAAGAGCCGATGCGCTGGATCCGGGTGCATATGCTGCCGGATTACGTTTATTTCGATCATAGCGCTCATCTCCGAGCCGGGGTGGGATGTTTCAGCTGTCATGATAATGTGGGTGAAATGGTTGTGGTCCAGCAAAAACAGCCGTTGAGCATGTCCTGGTGCCTGGATTGCCATCGCAATCCCGATCTATATCTGCGCCCGCACGAGGAGTTGACCAATATGGGCTGGGCGCCACCCGAAAGCCAGTTGCAGTTTGCTGAGCGGCTAAAAAATGAACTCAATATCAATCCACCGGTGGATTGTTCGGGATGTCACCGATGA